One Pseudomonas sp. FP1742 genomic window carries:
- a CDS encoding acetyl-CoA hydrolase/transferase family protein: protein MYRDRIRLPSLLDKVMSAADAAALIQDGMTVGMSGFTRAGEAKAVPHALAERAKVTPLKISLMTGASLGNDLDKQLTEAGVLSRRMPFQVDSTLRKAINAGEVMFIDQHLSETVEQLRNQQLKLPDIAVIEAVAITEQGHIVPTTSVGNSASFAIFAKHVIVEINLAHNPNLEGLHDIYIPTYRPTRTPIPLVKVDDRIGSTAIPIPPEKIVAIVITNQSDSPSTVLPPDVDTQAIADHLIDFFKQEVAAGRMTNKLGPLQAGIGTIANSVMCGLIDSPFEDLTMYSEVLQDSTFDLIDAGKLSFASGSSITLSSRRNADVFGNLERYKDKLVLRPQEISNHPEVVRRLGIIGINTALEFDLYGNVNSTHVCGTRMMNGIGGSGDFARNAHLAIFVTKSIAKGGAISSVVPMVSHVDHTEHDVDILVTEIGLADLRGLAPRERARVIIDHCVHPDYRPALNDYFTAACAVGGHTPHILRDALSWHINLEETGRMLAV from the coding sequence ATGTACCGTGACCGTATTCGCTTGCCTTCATTGTTGGACAAGGTGATGAGCGCCGCCGACGCTGCCGCTCTGATTCAAGACGGGATGACCGTCGGTATGAGCGGCTTTACCCGAGCCGGCGAAGCCAAGGCTGTGCCTCATGCACTCGCCGAACGCGCCAAGGTCACGCCACTGAAAATAAGCTTGATGACCGGTGCCAGCCTGGGCAACGACCTCGACAAGCAATTGACTGAAGCTGGCGTACTGTCGCGGCGCATGCCGTTCCAGGTGGACAGCACCCTACGCAAAGCGATCAATGCCGGTGAAGTCATGTTCATCGACCAGCACCTGTCGGAAACCGTCGAACAACTGCGCAATCAGCAACTCAAGCTACCGGACATCGCGGTCATCGAAGCCGTGGCAATCACTGAGCAGGGCCATATCGTGCCCACTACCTCGGTAGGCAACTCGGCCAGCTTCGCGATTTTCGCCAAGCATGTGATTGTCGAGATCAACCTGGCGCACAACCCGAATCTCGAAGGCCTGCACGACATCTATATCCCCACCTACCGCCCGACCCGCACGCCGATTCCGCTGGTGAAGGTCGACGATCGCATTGGCAGCACCGCCATTCCTATCCCACCGGAAAAGATCGTGGCGATCGTGATCACCAATCAGTCTGACTCACCGTCTACCGTACTGCCGCCAGATGTGGACACCCAGGCCATCGCCGATCACCTCATCGACTTCTTCAAACAAGAAGTGGCTGCCGGGCGCATGACCAACAAGCTCGGCCCGCTGCAAGCCGGGATCGGCACCATCGCCAATTCGGTGATGTGCGGCTTGATCGACTCGCCATTTGAAGACCTGACCATGTACTCCGAAGTGTTGCAGGATTCGACATTCGATCTGATCGATGCCGGCAAGCTGAGCTTTGCTTCGGGCAGTTCGATCACCCTGTCTAGCCGGCGAAATGCCGATGTGTTCGGGAATCTGGAGCGCTATAAGGACAAGCTGGTGTTGCGCCCTCAGGAAATCTCCAATCACCCTGAAGTGGTACGACGCCTGGGCATCATCGGCATCAACACCGCGCTGGAATTCGACTTGTACGGCAACGTCAACTCCACCCACGTCTGCGGCACGCGGATGATGAATGGTATCGGCGGCTCAGGCGACTTTGCGCGCAATGCGCACCTGGCGATCTTTGTCACCAAGTCGATCGCCAAGGGCGGCGCCATTTCCAGCGTGGTCCCCATGGTCAGCCACGTCGATCACACCGAGCATGACGTCGATATCCTCGTGACCGAGATCGGCCTGGCCGACCTCCGTGGCCTGGCTCCGCGTGAGCGTGCCCGCGTCATCATCGACCACTGTGTTCACCCCGACTATCGCCCGGCCTTGAATGACTACTTCACCGCCGCTTGTGCAGTCGGCGGACACACCCCGCACATCCTGCGCGATGCCCTGAGTTGGCACATCAACCTGGAAGAAACCGGGCGCATGCTGGCGGTGTAA
- a CDS encoding NAD(P)(+) transhydrogenase (Re/Si-specific) subunit beta has protein sequence MSMNLVTTLYLIASICFIQALKGLSHPTTSRRGNAYGMLGMALAILTTIGLIYKLGAELATAGIGYVIIGLLVGGTAGSIMAKRVEMTKMPELVAFMHSMIGMAAVFIAIAAVVEPQSLGIVKHLGDSIPAGNRLELFLGAAIGAITFSGSVIAFGKLSGKYKFRLFQGAPVQFSGQHKLNLLLGLATLALGITFMLTGNLSAFVLMLALAFVMGVLIIIPIGGADMPVVVSMLNSYSGWAAAGIGFSLNNSMLIIAGSLVGSSGAILSYIMCKAMNRSFFNVLLGGFGNTADAAGPASSKEARPVKSGSADDATFLLTNADTVIIVPGYGLAVARAQHALKELTEKLTHRGVTVKYAIHPVAGRMPGHMNVLLAEAEVPYDQVFEMEDINSEFGQADVVLVLGANDVVNPAAKNDPKSPIAGMPILEAFKAKTIIVNKRSMASGYAGLDNELFYLDKTMMVFGDAKKVIEDMVKAVE, from the coding sequence ATGAGCATGAATCTGGTAACGACGCTGTACCTGATCGCGTCGATCTGCTTCATCCAGGCCCTCAAAGGCCTGTCGCACCCGACCACGTCGCGGCGCGGCAACGCGTACGGCATGCTCGGCATGGCCCTGGCGATCCTCACCACGATCGGCCTCATTTATAAGCTAGGAGCAGAGCTCGCTACAGCCGGCATCGGCTACGTCATCATCGGTTTGCTGGTCGGCGGCACTGCCGGTTCGATCATGGCCAAGCGCGTTGAAATGACCAAGATGCCGGAGCTGGTCGCTTTCATGCACAGCATGATCGGTATGGCCGCAGTGTTCATCGCTATCGCGGCAGTGGTCGAACCGCAGTCCCTGGGTATCGTTAAACATCTGGGAGATTCGATTCCGGCGGGCAACCGTCTGGAGCTGTTCCTCGGCGCGGCCATCGGTGCAATCACCTTCTCCGGTTCGGTGATCGCATTCGGCAAGCTGTCGGGCAAGTACAAGTTCCGCCTGTTCCAGGGCGCACCAGTACAGTTTAGCGGTCAACACAAGCTGAACCTGCTGTTGGGCCTGGCGACGCTGGCATTGGGCATCACCTTCATGCTGACCGGCAATCTCAGCGCGTTTGTTCTGATGCTGGCCCTGGCCTTCGTGATGGGTGTACTGATCATCATCCCGATCGGCGGCGCCGACATGCCCGTCGTGGTGTCGATGCTCAACAGTTACTCCGGCTGGGCGGCAGCGGGTATCGGCTTCTCGCTGAACAACTCGATGTTGATCATTGCCGGCTCGCTGGTGGGTTCGTCTGGTGCGATCCTCTCGTACATCATGTGCAAGGCGATGAACCGTTCATTCTTCAACGTGCTGCTCGGCGGTTTCGGCAACACCGCGGATGCTGCAGGCCCGGCGAGCTCCAAAGAAGCCCGTCCAGTGAAATCCGGTTCGGCTGACGACGCCACCTTCCTGCTCACCAACGCCGATACCGTGATCATCGTTCCAGGCTATGGCCTGGCGGTAGCTCGCGCGCAGCATGCGTTGAAAGAGCTGACCGAGAAGCTGACCCACCGCGGCGTGACGGTGAAGTATGCGATCCACCCGGTTGCCGGTCGCATGCCTGGCCACATGAACGTATTGCTGGCCGAGGCCGAAGTGCCTTACGACCAGGTGTTCGAGATGGAAGACATCAACTCCGAGTTCGGCCAGGCCGACGTGGTGCTGGTGCTCGGCGCCAACGACGTGGTGAACCCGGCAGCCAAGAACGACCCGAAATCGCCGATTGCCGGCATGCCGATTCTCGAAGCCTTCAAGGCCAAGACCATCATCGTCAACAAGCGCTCGATGGCCAGCGGCTATGCCGGCCTGGACAACGAGTTGTTCTATCTGGACAAAACCATGATGGTTTTCGGCGACGCGAAGAAAGTCATCGAGGACATGGTCAAAGCCGTCGAATAA
- a CDS encoding NAD(P) transhydrogenase subunit alpha, which produces MEELISPGIYNLIIFVLAIYVGYHVVWNVTPALHTPLMAVTNAISAIVIVGAMLAAALTVTPLGKTMGTLAVALAAVNVFGGFLVTRRMLEMFKKKAPKAVKEEAPK; this is translated from the coding sequence ATGGAAGAGCTTATCTCCCCCGGTATCTACAACCTGATCATCTTCGTGCTGGCGATTTATGTCGGTTATCACGTGGTCTGGAACGTTACACCTGCACTGCACACGCCGTTGATGGCGGTGACCAACGCCATTTCGGCGATTGTGATCGTCGGCGCCATGCTGGCGGCCGCTTTGACTGTGACGCCACTGGGCAAGACCATGGGCACCCTGGCGGTGGCCCTGGCAGCGGTGAACGTGTTCGGTGGTTTCCTGGTAACCCGCCGCATGCTTGAGATGTTCAAGAAAAAAGCCCCGAAAGCCGTAAAAGAAGAGGCGCCCAAGTAA
- a CDS encoding Re/Si-specific NAD(P)(+) transhydrogenase subunit alpha, with protein MHIGVPLETQTGETRVAATPETIKKLIGQGHKVTVQSGAGINASVVDSAYEAAGATIGSANDAFGAELILKVVAPSDSELTLIKSGTVVVGMLNPFSNETIAKLAECGITAFALEAAPRTSRAQSLDVLSSQANIAGYKSVLLAAHYYPRFMPMLMTAAGTVKAARVLILGAGVAGLQAIATAKRLGAVIEASDVRPAVKEQIESLGAKFVDVPYETDEERECAVGVGGYARPMPASWMQRQALAVHERAKQADIVITTALIPGRKAPTLLSAETVAQMKPGSVVIDLAAAQGGNCPLTVADQVVVSNGVTIVGPTNLAGAVAADASALYARNLLDFLKLVFNKEGQFEVNLEDDIVAACLMCRDGQVIRKNA; from the coding sequence GTGCACATTGGTGTTCCTCTCGAAACCCAGACGGGTGAAACACGGGTTGCTGCAACCCCGGAAACCATCAAGAAGCTGATCGGCCAGGGTCATAAGGTCACTGTACAAAGCGGCGCCGGCATTAATGCCAGCGTTGTCGACAGTGCCTATGAAGCAGCAGGCGCAACCATTGGCAGCGCCAATGATGCGTTTGGTGCCGAGCTGATTCTCAAAGTGGTCGCCCCCAGCGACAGCGAACTGACGCTGATCAAGAGCGGCACCGTAGTGGTCGGCATGCTCAACCCGTTCAGCAATGAAACCATCGCCAAACTGGCCGAATGCGGCATTACCGCGTTTGCGCTGGAAGCTGCGCCACGCACCTCCCGCGCCCAGAGCCTGGATGTGCTGTCCTCCCAAGCGAACATCGCCGGTTATAAATCCGTGTTGCTGGCCGCTCACTACTACCCACGCTTCATGCCAATGCTGATGACTGCCGCGGGTACCGTGAAAGCGGCGCGCGTGCTGATTCTCGGCGCCGGCGTGGCCGGTTTGCAGGCGATCGCCACGGCGAAACGTCTGGGTGCAGTGATCGAGGCTTCCGATGTGCGTCCTGCGGTGAAGGAACAAATCGAATCCCTGGGTGCGAAATTCGTCGATGTGCCGTATGAAACCGATGAAGAGCGCGAATGCGCCGTCGGGGTTGGCGGTTATGCGCGCCCAATGCCGGCCAGCTGGATGCAGCGCCAAGCCTTGGCCGTACATGAGCGCGCCAAGCAGGCTGACATTGTCATCACTACTGCACTGATTCCGGGCCGCAAGGCGCCGACGCTGCTCAGCGCCGAAACCGTGGCGCAGATGAAGCCAGGCTCGGTGGTCATCGACCTCGCCGCAGCCCAGGGCGGCAACTGCCCGTTGACCGTGGCGGATCAGGTCGTGGTCTCCAATGGCGTGACCATTGTAGGCCCGACCAATCTGGCCGGCGCGGTCGCGGCAGACGCTTCGGCACTGTACGCGCGCAACCTGCTGGACTTCCTGAAGCTGGTCTTCAACAAAGAAGGCCAGTTCGAAGTGAACCTCGAAGACGACATCGTCGCCGCGTGCCTGATGTGCCGCGACGGCCAAGTCATCCGCAAAAACGCCTAA
- a CDS encoding LysR family transcriptional regulator, translating to MRRKIPSTTALISFEAAARHESFTKAALELSLTQGAICRQIASLEEFLSVELFRRSRRGVKLTEAGLSYSRRVATQLDAVERDTLSVMGQQGANMIELAVVPTFGTQWLLPRLKDFQHKHPEVTVNLTNRTRPFLFADTDFDAAIYFGDADWPGTESHRLMGENPMPVCSPTLLGQKTKLSPGEIAELPLLQQTTRPYAWRQWFNSQNLNIPRDMTGPRYELFSMLAQAAMHDMGIALIPPFLIQRELAEKRLVIANAQALSSIKAYYLMIPERKVESASLKAFRDWLVNQAHSYNLEG from the coding sequence ATGCGCAGGAAGATTCCCAGTACAACGGCCCTGATCAGCTTTGAAGCTGCAGCACGCCACGAGAGTTTTACCAAGGCAGCCCTGGAGCTTTCTCTCACCCAGGGAGCGATTTGCCGACAGATCGCCAGCCTCGAGGAGTTCCTCAGCGTCGAATTGTTCCGACGCTCGCGGCGTGGAGTGAAACTGACGGAAGCCGGGCTTTCCTACAGCCGCCGGGTGGCCACCCAACTCGACGCGGTTGAACGGGACACCTTGTCGGTGATGGGCCAGCAAGGCGCCAACATGATCGAGCTGGCAGTGGTTCCGACCTTCGGCACTCAATGGCTGCTGCCCCGCCTCAAGGACTTTCAGCACAAACACCCGGAAGTGACGGTAAACCTCACCAACCGCACGCGTCCCTTTCTGTTTGCCGACACAGACTTCGATGCCGCGATCTATTTCGGTGACGCCGACTGGCCAGGTACCGAGTCCCACAGGCTAATGGGCGAAAACCCGATGCCGGTGTGCAGCCCCACACTGCTGGGCCAAAAAACGAAGCTGAGCCCCGGCGAAATCGCCGAGCTGCCGTTGCTGCAACAGACCACGCGCCCTTATGCCTGGCGCCAATGGTTCAACTCCCAGAACCTGAATATCCCGCGAGACATGACAGGACCGCGTTACGAGCTATTCTCCATGCTCGCCCAAGCGGCGATGCACGACATGGGGATCGCACTGATTCCACCGTTTCTGATTCAGCGCGAATTGGCGGAGAAGCGCCTGGTCATCGCCAATGCCCAAGCACTATCGAGCATTAAGGCCTATTACCTGATGATTCCCGAACGAAAGGTCGAATCCGCCTCTTTAAAAGCATTTCGCGATTGGCTGGTGAACCAGGCACACAGTTACAACCTAGAAGGATAA
- a CDS encoding acyl-CoA dehydrogenase produces MGGKASFNWIDPLLLDQQLTEEERMIRDTAQQFAQQKLAPRVLEAFRHEKTDPAIFREMGEVGLLGATIPEQYGGSGLNYVSYGLIAREVERVDSGYRSMMSVQSSLVMVPINEFGTEAQKQKYLPKLATGEWIGCFGLTEPNHGSDPGAMITRARKVEGGYSLTGSKMWITNSPIADVFVVWAKDDAGDIRGFVLEKGWKGLSAPAIHGKVGLRASITGEIVMDNVFVPEENIFPDVRGLKGPFTCLNSARYGISWGALGAAEFCWHTARQYTLDRQQFGRPLAATQLIQKKLADMQTEITLALQGCLRLGRMKDEGTAAVEITSMMKRNSCGKSLDIARMARDMLGGNGISDEFGVARHLVNLEVVNTYEGTHDVHALILGRAQTGIQAFY; encoded by the coding sequence ATGGGCGGTAAAGCTAGCTTCAACTGGATCGATCCCCTGCTGCTGGATCAACAGCTCACTGAAGAAGAACGCATGATTCGCGATACGGCTCAGCAATTCGCTCAGCAGAAGCTCGCACCGCGTGTTCTCGAAGCTTTCCGTCATGAGAAGACTGACCCGGCGATCTTCCGTGAGATGGGTGAAGTGGGTCTGCTGGGGGCGACCATCCCAGAGCAATACGGTGGCAGTGGCCTGAACTACGTCAGCTACGGCCTGATTGCCCGTGAGGTCGAGCGTGTCGACTCCGGCTATCGCTCGATGATGAGCGTGCAGTCCTCGCTGGTCATGGTGCCGATCAACGAATTCGGTACCGAAGCCCAAAAGCAGAAGTACCTGCCAAAACTGGCTACAGGCGAATGGATCGGTTGCTTCGGTCTGACCGAGCCCAACCACGGTTCCGATCCAGGTGCGATGATCACTCGTGCACGCAAAGTGGAAGGTGGCTATAGCCTCACCGGCAGCAAGATGTGGATCACCAACAGCCCGATCGCTGATGTTTTCGTGGTTTGGGCCAAGGACGATGCGGGCGATATTCGCGGCTTTGTATTGGAGAAAGGCTGGAAAGGCCTGAGCGCTCCCGCGATTCACGGCAAGGTGGGCTTGCGCGCATCCATCACCGGCGAGATCGTCATGGACAACGTATTTGTCCCTGAGGAGAACATCTTTCCGGATGTCCGCGGTTTGAAAGGTCCTTTTACCTGCCTTAACTCGGCACGGTACGGCATTTCCTGGGGCGCACTGGGCGCCGCCGAGTTCTGCTGGCATACCGCTCGCCAGTACACCCTTGATCGTCAGCAGTTTGGTCGACCATTGGCAGCCACTCAGTTGATTCAGAAGAAGCTGGCCGACATGCAGACCGAAATCACTCTGGCGCTGCAAGGCTGCCTGCGTCTGGGGCGTATGAAAGATGAAGGCACTGCTGCGGTCGAGATCACGTCGATGATGAAGCGCAACTCTTGCGGCAAGTCCCTCGACATCGCTCGCATGGCTCGCGACATGCTGGGTGGCAATGGTATCTCCGATGAGTTCGGTGTGGCTCGCCACCTGGTCAACCTGGAAGTGGTGAATACCTATGAAGGTACCCACGATGTCCATGCATTGATCCTCGGTCGCGCGCAGACCGGCATCCAGGCGTTCTATTAA
- a CDS encoding CaiB/BaiF CoA-transferase family protein — MGALSHLRVLDLSRVLAGPWAGQILADLGAEVIKVERPGNGDDTRAWGPPFLKDAYGENTSEAAYYLSANRNKQSVTIDFTRPEGQQLVRELAAKSDILIENFKVGGLAAYGLDYESLKGINPKLIYCSITGFGQTGPYAKRAGYDFMIQGLGGLMSLTGRPEGDEGAGPVKVGVALTDILTGLYSTVAILAALAHRDQGGGGQHIDMALLDVQVACLANQAMNYLTTGIAPKRLGNAHPNIVPYQDFPTADGDFILTVGNDGQFRKFAEVAGQPQWADDPRFATNKLRVANRAVLIPLIRQATVFKTTAEWVAQLEQAGVPCGPINDLAQVFADPQVQARGLAIELPHVLAGIVPQVASPIRLSNTPVEYRSAPPLLGEHTLEVLQRVLGLDADTVAAFKVAGVL, encoded by the coding sequence ATGGGCGCGCTTTCGCATCTACGGGTACTGGATTTATCGCGGGTGCTCGCCGGGCCTTGGGCCGGGCAGATCCTGGCGGACCTTGGCGCTGAAGTCATCAAGGTCGAGCGCCCGGGCAATGGCGATGACACGCGCGCCTGGGGGCCTCCGTTCCTTAAGGACGCCTATGGAGAGAACACCAGCGAGGCGGCCTATTACTTGTCCGCCAATCGCAATAAGCAATCGGTGACCATCGACTTTACGCGGCCCGAAGGGCAGCAGCTGGTGCGTGAGTTGGCGGCAAAGTCGGACATCCTCATCGAGAACTTCAAGGTTGGAGGTCTCGCGGCTTATGGGTTGGACTACGAGTCGCTCAAGGGCATTAATCCGAAGCTGATCTATTGCTCCATCACCGGGTTTGGTCAAACCGGTCCGTATGCCAAGCGTGCAGGTTATGACTTCATGATTCAGGGCTTGGGCGGCCTGATGAGTTTGACCGGTCGCCCCGAGGGGGATGAGGGGGCGGGTCCGGTGAAAGTCGGCGTGGCGCTGACAGATATTTTGACCGGCCTCTATTCAACGGTAGCAATCCTTGCGGCCCTGGCTCATCGGGATCAAGGGGGCGGCGGTCAGCACATTGATATGGCCTTGCTGGATGTTCAGGTGGCTTGTCTGGCCAATCAGGCGATGAACTACCTGACTACAGGCATTGCGCCTAAACGCCTGGGCAATGCTCACCCGAATATTGTGCCTTATCAGGACTTTCCTACGGCCGATGGCGACTTCATTCTCACCGTGGGTAATGATGGTCAGTTCCGCAAGTTTGCAGAAGTGGCTGGGCAGCCGCAGTGGGCGGATGATCCACGTTTCGCGACTAACAAGCTGAGAGTGGCCAATCGAGCGGTATTGATTCCGCTGATCCGCCAGGCGACCGTGTTCAAGACCACTGCTGAATGGGTCGCGCAGCTTGAGCAAGCAGGCGTGCCGTGTGGGCCGATCAATGATCTGGCCCAGGTGTTTGCCGATCCTCAGGTTCAGGCGCGTGGGTTGGCCATTGAGCTGCCTCATGTTTTGGCCGGGATAGTTCCGCAGGTTGCGAGCCCGATACGCCTGTCCAATACGCCAGTGGAATACCGCAGTGCACCTCCTCTATTGGGTGAGCACACGCTGGAGGTTCTGCAACGGGTGTTGGGCCTGGATGCCGACACAGTGGCTGCTTTCAAAGTGGCTGGGGTCCTCTAA